From a region of the Methanoculleus receptaculi genome:
- a CDS encoding AMP phosphorylase — protein MKLNVKLLDIASRGVLLNSTDARTLRVRDGDRVLLIDEVTGRTAQAYVDTTDSIIEPGVVGVYKPVNATLAAGDGATVEVRSADRPRSLVHIKKKMDGGRFTKDETVEVIKDVVDDTLSAGEISAYVTASYIHGLDLDEIEYLTRAMVDTGERLRFTRHPIVDKHSIGGVPGNKISLLIVPIIAASGLLIPKTSSRAITGAGGTADLMEVLAPVDFPASEVQRMTEKAGGVIVWGGATNIAPADDKIIAHEYPLRIDARGQMIASVMAKKTAVDADLVIIDIPVGRNTKVEDVQDGRKLAREFIDIGERLGMRVECALSYGESPVGHTIGPNLEVREALTVLEGATEPNSLIQKSISLAGMALEMAGKAAPGQGAEVAADVLRSGKALDKMRQIIEIQGGDPNVKAEDLQPGEYKFDVRAPQDGYVIELNNRSLVTLARFAGSPYDHGAGLYIHAKKGKRVKKGDPIFTIYAEREWRLSRAIEVGRALMPVVVEGMVIERIPQDRWV, from the coding sequence ATGAAACTTAACGTAAAACTGCTGGACATCGCAAGCCGCGGGGTTCTCCTCAACAGCACCGACGCACGGACGCTGCGCGTCCGTGACGGCGACCGCGTCCTGCTCATCGATGAGGTGACAGGGAGGACCGCCCAGGCCTATGTCGACACCACCGACTCGATCATCGAACCCGGGGTCGTTGGTGTATACAAACCGGTGAATGCCACCCTCGCCGCCGGAGATGGCGCAACCGTCGAGGTGAGGAGCGCCGACCGCCCCCGCTCCCTCGTCCACATCAAGAAGAAGATGGATGGCGGCCGATTCACCAAGGACGAGACGGTGGAGGTCATCAAGGACGTCGTCGATGACACCCTCTCGGCCGGCGAGATCAGCGCCTACGTCACCGCGTCCTACATCCACGGCCTGGACCTGGACGAGATAGAATACCTGACCAGGGCAATGGTCGATACCGGGGAGCGCCTCCGCTTCACAAGGCACCCCATCGTTGACAAACACTCCATCGGCGGTGTGCCGGGGAACAAGATCTCCCTTTTGATCGTGCCGATCATCGCTGCAAGCGGTCTTTTAATACCGAAGACCAGCTCCCGCGCCATCACCGGCGCCGGCGGGACGGCAGACCTCATGGAGGTTCTTGCACCTGTCGATTTCCCGGCATCCGAGGTGCAGCGGATGACCGAGAAGGCCGGCGGCGTCATAGTCTGGGGCGGTGCCACGAACATAGCCCCCGCCGATGACAAGATCATCGCCCACGAGTACCCCCTCCGGATCGATGCCCGGGGACAGATGATCGCAAGCGTCATGGCCAAGAAGACCGCCGTTGACGCCGACCTTGTGATCATAGACATCCCTGTCGGCCGGAATACAAAGGTCGAGGACGTCCAGGATGGCCGGAAACTCGCCCGCGAGTTCATCGACATCGGCGAACGGCTCGGAATGCGGGTCGAGTGCGCTTTAAGTTACGGCGAATCGCCCGTCGGCCACACCATAGGCCCGAACCTGGAGGTGCGCGAGGCGCTCACCGTCCTGGAGGGTGCAACCGAACCGAACTCCCTGATCCAGAAGAGCATCTCCCTGGCCGGAATGGCGCTCGAGATGGCCGGGAAAGCCGCACCCGGCCAGGGTGCTGAGGTCGCCGCGGATGTCCTCCGCAGCGGCAAGGCGCTTGATAAGATGCGGCAGATCATAGAGATCCAGGGCGGAGACCCGAACGTGAAGGCCGAAGACCTCCAGCCCGGGGAGTACAAATTCGATGTGAGGGCGCCGCAGGACGGCTATGTGATCGAGCTGAACAACAGATCGCTTGTCACGCTCGCCCGGTTCGCGGGTTCGCCTTACGATCACGGCGCGGGGCTATACATACACGCAAAGAAGGGGAAACGGGTCAAAAAGGGTGACCCCATATTCACCATCTATGCCGAACGGGAATGGCGGCTTTCACGCGCGATCGAGGTCGGCCGGGCGCTTATGCCGGTGGTTGTGGAGGGCATGGTGATCGAGCGCATTCCACAGGATCGCTGGGTGTGA
- a CDS encoding carboxypeptidase regulatory-like domain-containing protein, giving the protein MKKNHLILILLVSCALLCGTAQAVTLRINVADDNTGEAIADASIYIDGNYIGKTASDGTYSYVHSSKTDLYLKVVKKGYRNWVDYVDYDATRVYVDMIREDVTLTIELYDATTLEPIVGAVVRVESEDYSDSEVSGRSGSVNFAVKAGEVYNVEVRASGYADLSKTVDMESSDRTVQYLLFPSDILGIRVVDAGTSAPIEGAEVYIDNTLAGKTDADGGLQLHLERAKRYTFRITATDYQPYQETIYLDEDDVFLGAKLSKSAYSVSIAVFDEATKPVEGAEVYLNGTLKGRTSQYGRFTLPKLPAGTYEIMVRASGYADWSETRRIAGEGEEIVVELGYDRADVTFSVKDADGNALAGVTIVIDGQAAGVTDSQGLLTRSLVTNRVYNVTAAHDGYRNISVEADIPPGTTEFSVPLVMEREFNIWVPLVGIGIVIVLLIAVVVVLRRRTSNQRKGRSRGGRDSL; this is encoded by the coding sequence ATGAAGAAAAATCATCTCATCTTGATCCTTCTCGTCTCCTGCGCCCTCCTCTGCGGCACGGCGCAGGCGGTCACCCTGCGGATCAACGTGGCCGATGATAACACGGGCGAGGCAATCGCCGACGCCTCCATCTACATCGACGGCAACTATATCGGGAAGACCGCCTCGGACGGAACATACTCCTACGTCCATTCGAGTAAAACTGACCTTTACCTTAAGGTTGTAAAGAAAGGCTACCGGAACTGGGTGGACTACGTCGACTACGACGCGACACGCGTGTATGTCGATATGATCCGCGAGGATGTGACGCTCACCATCGAACTCTACGATGCAACCACTCTTGAACCGATCGTCGGTGCTGTGGTGCGGGTCGAGTCCGAGGATTACTCCGATTCTGAGGTCAGCGGCCGCAGCGGGAGCGTTAACTTCGCGGTGAAGGCCGGGGAGGTCTACAACGTCGAGGTCCGCGCGTCGGGTTACGCCGACCTCTCAAAGACCGTGGATATGGAGAGCAGCGACCGGACCGTCCAGTACCTGCTCTTCCCAAGCGACATCCTGGGTATCCGGGTAGTGGATGCCGGGACCTCCGCCCCCATTGAGGGTGCGGAGGTGTATATAGACAACACGCTTGCCGGAAAGACCGACGCTGACGGCGGGCTGCAACTCCACCTGGAGCGCGCGAAGCGGTATACTTTCAGGATTACGGCTACGGACTACCAGCCTTACCAGGAGACCATCTACCTGGACGAGGATGATGTCTTCCTGGGTGCCAAACTCTCGAAGTCAGCCTACTCCGTCTCGATAGCGGTCTTTGATGAGGCAACAAAACCGGTCGAGGGGGCTGAGGTCTACCTCAACGGGACGCTGAAAGGAAGGACCAGCCAGTACGGCAGGTTCACGCTCCCCAAACTCCCCGCAGGCACATACGAGATCATGGTGCGGGCGTCAGGCTACGCCGACTGGAGCGAGACGCGCCGGATCGCCGGGGAAGGAGAGGAGATCGTGGTCGAACTCGGCTACGACAGAGCGGACGTGACCTTCAGCGTGAAGGATGCTGACGGGAACGCGCTGGCCGGGGTGACGATCGTCATCGACGGCCAGGCCGCCGGGGTGACCGACAGCCAGGGTCTCCTCACGAGATCGCTTGTCACAAACAGGGTGTATAACGTCACCGCTGCTCATGACGGCTACCGGAACATCTCGGTCGAGGCAGATATCCCGCCTGGAACAACCGAGTTCTCCGTTCCGCTTGTCATGGAGCGGGAGTTCAATATCTGGGTGCCCCTGGTCGGGATCGGGATTGTTATCGTCCTCCTGATCGCGGTGGTGGTGGTTCTGCGGAGGAGGACCTCCAACCAGCGCAAGGGAAGATCACGCGGCGGCCGCGACAGTCTCTAG